In Eubalaena glacialis isolate mEubGla1 chromosome 12, mEubGla1.1.hap2.+ XY, whole genome shotgun sequence, a single window of DNA contains:
- the TAAR9 gene encoding LOW QUALITY PROTEIN: trace amine-associated receptor 9 (The sequence of the model RefSeq protein was modified relative to this genomic sequence to represent the inferred CDS: deleted 2 bases in 2 codons; substituted 3 bases at 3 genomic stop codons) produces the protein MVKNFSQAEAVELCYKNVNGSFLKTPXSPGPRAILYAVLSFGAMLAVFGNLLVITAILHFRQLHTSTKFLIASLACADFLVGVTVMPFSTVRSLESCLYFGESYCKFHTCFDNSFCFASLFHLCCNSIDRYIAVTDPLTYPTKFTDSVSGICIVLSWFFSVTYSFSIFHTGVNEEGVEDLVVALTCVGGCPASLHQNWVLLCFLLFFIPTVAMVFFIYGKVFLVANYQARKIESTASQVQSSSESYKERVTKRERKAAKTLGIAMAAFLVSXLPYIIDAIIDAYVNFITPPYVYEILVWCVYCNSAMNPLIXAFFYPWFQKAIKLIASVKVLGSDSSTINLFSEEADVY, from the exons ATGGTGAAAAATTTCTCCCAAGCTGAAGCTGTGGAACTCTGCTACAAGAACGTGAACGGGTCCTTTCTTAAGACTCCTTAGTCACCAGGTCCTCGGGCAATTCTGTATGCAGTCCTCAGTTTTGGGGCCATGCTGGCTGTGTTTGGAAACTTACTGGTCATTACTGCTATTCTTCACTTCAGACAGCTGCACACATCTACAAAGTTTCTGATCGCATCCTTGGCCTGTGCGGACTTCTTGGTGGGAGTGACTGTGATGCCCTTTAGCACAGTGAGGTCTCTGGAGAGCTGCTTGTACTTTGGGGAGAGTTACTGTAAATTTCATACATGTTTCGATAATTCCTTCTGTTTtgcttctttatttcatttatgctGTAACTCTATTGACAGATATATTGCTGTTACTGATCCTCTGACCTACCCAACCAAGTTTACTGACTCGGTTTCAGGAATATGCATTGTTCTCTCTTGGTTCTTTTCTGTCACATATAGTTTTTCTATCTTTCACACAGGGGTCAATGAGGAAGGGGTTGAGGACCTAGTAGTTGCTCTCACCTGTGTAGGAGGCTGTCCGGCTTCACTGCATCAAAATTGGGTA ctactttgttttcttctattctttATACCCACTGTTGCCATGGTGTTT TTTATATACGGTAAGGTATTTTTGGTGGCTAACTATCAGGCCAGGAAGATAGAAAGTACAGCCAGCCAAGTTCAGTCCTCCTCAGAGAGTTATAAGGAAagagtgacaaagagagagagaaaagctgcTAAAACATTGGGTATTGCTATGGCAGCTTTTCTGGTCTCTTGACTTCCATACATTATTGATGCTATAATTGACGCTTATGTGAATTTTATCACTCCTCCTTATGTTTATGAGATTTTAGTGTGGTGTGTTTATTGTAATTCAGCTATGAACCCCTTGATATAGGCTTTCTTTTATCCATGGTTTCAGAAGGCAATAAAACTTATTGCAAGTGTCAAAGTCTTAGGAAGTGATTCATCAACAATTAATTTATTCTCTGAGGAAGCAGATGTATATTGA